A genomic stretch from Poecile atricapillus isolate bPoeAtr1 unplaced genomic scaffold, bPoeAtr1.hap1 scaffold_352, whole genome shotgun sequence includes:
- the FIBP gene encoding acidic fibroblast growth factor intracellular-binding protein, whose translation MSSDLDVFVGNTTLIDEEVYRLWLDGHSVAEAVARRLRGGVLEREGTSVAVLQSDTRDHYRTFQMLERLLHAPPRLLQQLLFQIPPDRQALLVQRYYAFDEALARELLGKKLSKGTKKELDEVSARTGVGIRSCRRQFDNFKRVFKAVEELRGPLAENIQQLFLLPPPLARDYAAIVFFANSRFETGKRRLQFLSFADFAACAQSMMGHWSQGALAPEAADPDGDLPKSFLQDLKELKVLVTDKDLLDQHKSLVCSALRGKISVYNELEANFKALSRALVNVGGKLTHARDVRDFFVDLVEKVR comes from the exons atgAGCAGTGACCTGGACGTGTTCGTGGGGAACACGACGCTGATCGATGAGGAGGTGTACCGGCTGTGGCTGGACGGACACTCGG TGGCCGAGGCGGTGGCGCGCCGGCTCCGCGGGGGTGTCCTGGAGCGCGAGGGGACATCGGTGGCCGTCCTGCAGAGCGACACCCGCGATCACTACAGAACGTTCCAGATGCTGGAGCGGCTCCTGCACGCGCCCCCCcggctcctgcagcagctgctcttccaAATCCCGCCCGACAGACAGGCCCTGCTCGTCCAGCG TTATTACGCCTTTGACGAGGCCCTggcccgggagctgctggggaagaaACTCTCCAAGGGCACCAAGAAGGAGCTGGACGAGGTCAGCGCCCGCACCGGGGTCGGGATCCGCAGCTGCCGCCGCcag TTTGACAACTTCAAGAGGGTTTTCAAGGCTGTGGAGGAGCTGCGGGGGCCCCTGGCCGAGAAcatccagcagctcttcctgctgccccctcccctCGCCCG GGACTACGCTGCCATCGTGTTTTTTGCCAACAGCCGCTTTGAGACGGGCAAGCGGCGCCTGCAGTTCCTGAGCTTCGCCGACTTCGCCGCCTGCGCCCAGAGCATGATGGGGCACTGGAGCCAGGGGGCCCTGG ctcccgaGGCGGCCGATCCCGATGGGGACCTGCCCAAGTCGTTCCTGCAGGACCTGAAGGAGCTGAAGGTTCTGGTGACCGACAAGGACCTGCTGGACCAGCACAAGAG ccTGGTGTGCTCAGCCCTGCGAGGGAAGATCTCGGTCTACAACGAGCTGGAGGCCAATTTCAAG GCGCTGTCCCGGGCGCTGGTGAACGTTGGGGGGAAGCTGACGCACGCCCGCGACGTTCGGGATTTCTTCGTGGACCTGGTGGAGAAGGtgagg